A genome region from Microbacterium sp. CGR2 includes the following:
- a CDS encoding GNAT family N-acetyltransferase yields the protein MREEQQNNRPEVVIAPISDDDAGEVLTVQRAAFVSEAAIYGSVDMPPLTQTLTELEAELRSESGFTARIDGRLVGAIRFVERDDLLLVGRIAIAPDMQGEGIGRMLLTAAEESSSARVAELFTGSLSEANIRLYESCGYEEHERVPDGDGTAQIFMRKPLEG from the coding sequence GTGAGGGAAGAGCAGCAGAACAATCGACCGGAGGTCGTCATCGCCCCGATCAGCGACGACGATGCGGGCGAGGTGTTGACGGTGCAACGCGCCGCCTTCGTCTCGGAAGCGGCGATCTACGGAAGCGTGGACATGCCTCCGTTGACGCAGACGCTCACCGAGCTGGAGGCGGAGCTCCGCTCGGAATCTGGTTTCACCGCACGGATCGACGGACGCCTGGTCGGCGCCATCCGCTTCGTCGAACGCGACGACCTGCTCCTCGTCGGACGCATCGCCATCGCGCCGGACATGCAGGGCGAAGGGATCGGGCGGATGCTGCTCACCGCAGCCGAGGAGTCGTCGTCGGCTCGGGTGGCGGAGCTGTTCACCGGAAGCCTGAGCGAGGCGAACATCCGGCTCTACGAGTCGTGCGGCTACGAGGAGCACGAGCGGGTTCCGGATGGCGATGGGACCGCGCAGATCTTCATGCGCAAGCCGCTCGAAGGTTGA
- a CDS encoding alpha/beta fold hydrolase: MTTETQIFEPEGRAVPYVDEGDGPVKLVMIQERGVPMDVLAVAAHYLAEEAGFHVVRIGHRGGVDDADVSLEERVEDTLAVIDHVGLDDTWVGGHGYGGTVARALAAAHHARVNGLLLLGVEQSEIPVAPVIPVLIIQGSDDTVNPPANGEQLMATVPERVSVKTIAGGDHLFPMTHPIETAVDIEEYLDWD; this comes from the coding sequence ATGACCACCGAGACCCAGATCTTCGAACCCGAAGGCCGCGCTGTTCCGTATGTCGACGAAGGCGACGGGCCCGTCAAACTCGTCATGATCCAGGAGCGGGGCGTCCCGATGGATGTCCTCGCCGTGGCCGCGCACTACCTTGCCGAAGAAGCCGGGTTCCACGTCGTGCGGATCGGGCATCGTGGCGGCGTCGACGATGCAGACGTGTCGCTCGAGGAGCGGGTCGAGGATACGCTCGCGGTCATCGACCACGTCGGGCTCGACGACACCTGGGTCGGCGGACACGGCTACGGCGGCACGGTCGCGCGCGCGCTCGCCGCAGCCCACCACGCGCGGGTCAACGGCCTGCTGCTCCTGGGTGTCGAACAGAGCGAGATCCCCGTCGCACCCGTGATCCCGGTGCTCATCATCCAGGGCTCCGACGACACCGTGAATCCGCCCGCAAATGGTGAGCAGCTCATGGCCACCGTCCCTGAGCGTGTGAGCGTGAAGACGATCGCCGGTGGCGACCATCTCTTCCCGATGACCCATCCGATCGAGACCGCTGTCGACATCGAGGAGTACCTCGACTGGGACTGA
- a CDS encoding DUF6328 family protein, which translates to MDLPGDEHEDDDRADGRDETPNERADRNWNELLQELRVMQTGTQILTGFLLALAFQPRFLDMDELQRNLYIVLVVFAATASILALAPVGIHRELFGRRQKPELVRIAGLIVRIALVVVGALTVGVTTLIIDFTVNRTAGAVTLVSGAVLVAALWIALPRFIRRDGPSDGAAQG; encoded by the coding sequence GTGGATCTACCGGGCGACGAACACGAGGATGACGATCGCGCGGACGGCCGCGACGAGACACCCAACGAGCGGGCGGATCGGAACTGGAACGAGCTGCTCCAGGAGCTGCGCGTCATGCAGACCGGCACGCAGATCCTCACCGGCTTCCTTCTCGCACTCGCCTTCCAGCCTCGGTTCCTCGATATGGACGAACTGCAACGGAACCTGTACATCGTGCTCGTGGTGTTCGCCGCGACGGCCAGCATTCTGGCGCTGGCGCCCGTCGGCATCCACCGTGAGTTGTTCGGCCGGCGGCAGAAGCCCGAACTCGTGCGCATCGCCGGGCTCATCGTCCGGATCGCTCTGGTCGTGGTCGGCGCACTCACCGTGGGCGTGACGACGCTGATCATCGACTTCACGGTGAACCGCACCGCTGGCGCCGTGACGCTGGTGTCCGGCGCCGTCTTGGTCGCCGCGCTCTGGATCGCGCTGCCTCGGTTCATCCGGCGCGATGGCCCTTCCGACGGAGCCGCGCAGGGGTGA
- a CDS encoding Dps family protein — protein MAETKTNKKTGNTTKGGVKTTRRQNAEKGFTASPTLAANMQAVLVDLLELALQGKQAHWNVVGRNFRDTHRQLDEIIEDARAFSDTVAERMRALHAVPDGRSATIAETTSLPAFPAGEVSTTETIDLITVRLEAVVSTMRDVPDEVDEEDPTSADILHAVIERLEQFAWMVSAENRSPAGR, from the coding sequence ATGGCTGAGACCAAGACGAACAAGAAGACCGGCAACACGACCAAGGGGGGAGTCAAGACCACTCGCCGTCAGAACGCCGAGAAGGGGTTCACGGCATCTCCGACCCTTGCAGCGAACATGCAGGCCGTGCTCGTCGACCTGCTCGAGCTTGCCCTGCAGGGAAAGCAGGCGCACTGGAACGTCGTGGGGCGCAACTTCCGAGACACCCACCGTCAGCTCGATGAGATCATCGAGGATGCGCGCGCCTTCAGCGACACGGTCGCTGAGCGGATGCGCGCCCTGCACGCGGTTCCCGATGGTCGAAGCGCGACGATCGCCGAGACGACCTCCCTCCCCGCCTTCCCGGCCGGAGAGGTGTCGACCACGGAGACCATCGACCTGATCACCGTGCGACTCGAGGCCGTGGTCTCGACGATGCGCGACGTGCCCGACGAGGTCGACGAAGAGGATCCGACATCGGCAGACATCCTGCACGCCGTGATCGAGCGGCTCGAGCAGTTCGCCTGGATGGTCAGTGCCGAGAATCGAAGCCCGGCAGGTCGCTGA
- a CDS encoding SDR family oxidoreductase translates to MKEQVVVITGGSRGIGREAAMRFARAGSSVVILARGEAALVDTVEAIQRDGGIARYIVCDVTDAAGVAAAVHQVEQWFGRIDTWVGNAGVLLYAPVAETTASDLRLLFEVNVVGQLHGIQAAVPALRRAGGGTFVAVSSTEAVVTLPLHSGYAASKHAVEGLLDGLRRELRTEAPEISVTAVRPAVIDTPIYRHARNRLSRRPTGPRPHYSPSVVAEAIVFAATHRVRTIHAGGGARFFTAGDSLVPSVMDSLLGRFDRFMHTSETVLPSAGNLEGPLEDVDPHGGLPGRGRWSVYTWLRVHPLVRVAVMSVAVGAGVRSMRIRRV, encoded by the coding sequence TTGAAAGAACAGGTCGTGGTCATCACCGGCGGATCGCGCGGCATCGGTCGCGAAGCGGCCATGCGTTTCGCGCGAGCCGGGTCGAGCGTGGTGATCCTCGCCAGAGGCGAAGCGGCTCTGGTTGACACCGTCGAGGCGATTCAGCGCGACGGAGGGATCGCGCGGTACATCGTCTGCGACGTCACGGACGCAGCCGGCGTCGCGGCCGCCGTGCACCAGGTCGAGCAGTGGTTCGGGCGGATCGACACCTGGGTGGGCAACGCCGGCGTGCTGCTCTACGCACCGGTTGCGGAGACGACGGCATCCGATCTGCGCCTGCTTTTCGAAGTCAACGTCGTCGGCCAGTTGCACGGCATACAGGCTGCTGTCCCGGCGCTTCGTCGCGCCGGGGGCGGCACCTTCGTCGCCGTGAGTTCTACGGAGGCGGTCGTCACGTTGCCCCTCCACAGCGGCTACGCCGCTTCCAAGCATGCCGTCGAAGGACTGCTCGACGGGCTGCGCCGGGAACTCCGCACCGAAGCGCCCGAGATCTCGGTGACGGCCGTGCGCCCTGCGGTGATCGACACACCCATCTACCGGCATGCGCGAAATCGCCTGTCTCGCCGGCCCACAGGGCCCCGCCCCCACTATTCGCCTTCGGTCGTGGCCGAGGCCATCGTCTTCGCCGCCACCCATCGGGTGCGGACGATCCACGCGGGCGGCGGTGCGCGCTTCTTCACGGCGGGCGACTCGCTGGTGCCGTCGGTGATGGACAGTCTGCTCGGTCGCTTCGACCGCTTCATGCACACGTCGGAAACGGTTCTTCCGAGCGCGGGCAATCTCGAGGGTCCGCTGGAAGACGTCGATCCACATGGCGGGCTACCAGGGCGCGGCCGCTGGAGCGTCTACACCTGGCTCCGCGTGCACCCGCTCGTACGGGTGGCGGTGATGTCGGTCGCCGTCGGGGCGGGCGTCCGTTCGATGAGGATCCGGCGGGTCTGA
- a CDS encoding ABATE domain-containing protein — protein MDDRVSVPGAEQHPSLALVNTVTTQTGGAPLDELDTPEELRKWLLRRALIAPEAELQEHCRSRIVALRESLRIIFDAHAQGDVPAADAVDELNRALTAVPGALLLRFEPTSGFTRSPDHPTTQVIEHVMALIADDAASLLSGHEASMLAQCDASPCSRFFLRTHARRQWCSTRCGDRVRAARSYVRKKAPSVRE, from the coding sequence ATGGATGACAGAGTTTCGGTTCCCGGTGCCGAGCAGCATCCCAGCCTCGCCCTGGTCAACACTGTGACGACGCAGACCGGAGGCGCCCCGCTCGACGAGTTGGACACGCCCGAAGAGCTGAGGAAGTGGCTCCTGAGGCGCGCCCTGATCGCACCGGAGGCTGAACTGCAGGAGCACTGCCGGAGCCGGATCGTCGCGCTCCGCGAGAGCCTGCGGATCATCTTCGACGCGCACGCGCAGGGCGACGTCCCCGCGGCGGATGCTGTCGACGAGCTCAACCGCGCTCTCACGGCGGTGCCCGGCGCTCTCCTTCTCCGGTTCGAGCCCACGAGTGGGTTCACCCGCAGCCCGGATCATCCGACGACCCAGGTGATCGAGCACGTCATGGCGCTCATCGCCGACGACGCGGCATCGTTGCTCTCTGGGCACGAAGCATCCATGCTCGCACAATGCGACGCGAGCCCATGCTCGCGGTTCTTCCTCCGCACACACGCGCGGCGGCAGTGGTGCTCGACACGCTGCGGCGATCGAGTGCGCGCGGCGCGTTCCTACGTGCGGAAGAAGGCGCCCTCGGTCCGCGAGTGA
- a CDS encoding LysR family transcriptional regulator — protein sequence MKISLLRRFIAVAEELHFPRAAEKLGIPLASLYTSIDKLEAEVGDSLVHRDDPTRLTKVGELLLVEARAQVAAAPEPVRNAPVPRGGKAKASKGEGRAPAVKGQPKPYKKRQGR from the coding sequence GTGAAGATCTCGCTACTCCGCCGTTTCATCGCCGTCGCGGAGGAACTGCACTTTCCGCGTGCGGCGGAGAAGCTCGGCATCCCGCTCGCCTCGCTGTACACGTCGATCGACAAGCTCGAGGCGGAGGTCGGCGACTCGCTCGTTCATCGCGACGATCCGACCAGGCTCACCAAGGTCGGCGAACTGCTCCTGGTCGAGGCGCGTGCGCAGGTGGCAGCGGCTCCGGAGCCCGTTCGGAACGCCCCTGTGCCCCGGGGTGGCAAGGCGAAGGCCTCGAAAGGCGAGGGGCGAGCGCCCGCCGTGAAGGGACAGCCGAAGCCGTACAAGAAGCGCCAGGGCCGCTAG
- a CDS encoding Fe-S cluster assembly protein HesB — protein MLTLTDNATAIVTTLVSRQSEAPDAGLRIHSTATPDADGGARLAVLVTADPDPQDQVVEVSGTRLFLDETAASALDDKVLDAGVDDEGAVSFAVMPKVA, from the coding sequence GTGCTCACCCTCACCGACAACGCCACCGCAATCGTCACGACCCTCGTTAGTCGTCAGAGCGAAGCCCCCGATGCCGGGCTGCGCATCCACTCCACCGCCACCCCTGATGCGGACGGCGGCGCACGCCTGGCTGTGCTCGTCACCGCAGACCCGGACCCGCAGGATCAGGTCGTCGAGGTCTCCGGAACCCGTCTCTTCCTCGATGAGACGGCCGCCTCCGCGCTCGACGACAAGGTGCTCGATGCGGGCGTCGACGACGAGGGCGCCGTGTCCTTCGCGGTGATGCCGAAGGTCGCCTGA
- a CDS encoding isochorismatase family protein: MSAPRRALVVIDAQQEYFEGLLPMQYPERNESIARIRAAIDAAEQNGIPVVLVQHELPADAPVFAAGSATHGNHPDVAAYEESATKRVSKHFSSVFDGTDLAAWLREQGIDTITLVGYMTNNCVLSSAASAEPLGFAVEVLSDATGAIDIANEAGRVSAQQVHATLMALLHSNWAAVAQVDAWSGALDAGETLPKSDLVTSAAQGREAR, translated from the coding sequence ATGAGCGCACCACGACGAGCATTGGTCGTCATCGACGCCCAGCAGGAGTACTTCGAGGGACTGCTCCCGATGCAGTACCCCGAGCGGAACGAATCCATCGCGCGGATCCGAGCCGCGATCGACGCAGCCGAGCAGAACGGCATCCCGGTCGTTCTGGTGCAGCACGAGCTTCCGGCTGATGCTCCCGTCTTCGCGGCCGGATCGGCCACCCACGGCAACCACCCTGATGTCGCCGCTTACGAAGAAAGTGCCACCAAGCGCGTCAGCAAACACTTCTCCAGCGTCTTCGACGGAACCGATCTCGCGGCGTGGCTGCGCGAGCAGGGCATCGACACGATCACGCTGGTCGGCTACATGACGAACAACTGCGTGCTGTCCTCCGCAGCATCCGCCGAGCCGCTCGGTTTCGCCGTCGAGGTCCTCTCCGATGCGACGGGCGCGATCGACATCGCCAACGAAGCGGGCCGTGTGTCCGCCCAGCAGGTGCACGCGACTCTGATGGCGCTCCTCCACTCGAACTGGGCCGCCGTCGCCCAGGTGGATGCCTGGTCGGGCGCTCTCGACGCCGGCGAAACCTTGCCCAAGAGCGACCTCGTCACCTCGGCGGCACAGGGGCGGGAGGCCCGCTGA